One genomic segment of Arcobacter porcinus includes these proteins:
- a CDS encoding heat-shock protein → MIDKKEFLLQSIIKAYIEHLEPIGSKELKSMYDLEYSTATIRGYFKKLGDEGFLAQEHVSSGRTPTNEALKQYWIGRLNFKLKGINIKALEHFAKNIGLTIFLQKERSDILENIINVESRYIILEFTNFAVSIKYSQALYKFLSDFLQISLDKILKISKDVGAYELYNAIKQSLQNDFEIFNYKEFLNLALNYDFDEFIINRFLKGNIMEDLKEGLYFDGLLPQNYIGICKFCKINNEDYKMFIVGELSKDYEYFFEQITNF, encoded by the coding sequence ATGATAGATAAAAAAGAGTTTTTACTACAATCTATAATAAAAGCATATATTGAGCATCTTGAGCCAATAGGTTCAAAAGAGCTGAAATCTATGTATGATCTAGAGTATTCAACTGCAACAATAAGAGGATATTTTAAAAAGCTTGGAGATGAAGGTTTTTTAGCTCAAGAACATGTAAGTAGTGGAAGAACTCCTACAAATGAAGCTTTAAAACAGTATTGGATAGGAAGATTAAATTTCAAGCTTAAAGGTATAAATATCAAAGCTTTAGAACATTTTGCAAAAAATATTGGATTAACAATTTTTTTACAAAAAGAAAGAAGTGATATCTTAGAGAATATTATAAATGTTGAGAGTAGATATATCATTTTAGAGTTTACAAATTTTGCAGTTAGTATAAAGTATAGTCAAGCTTTATACAAATTTTTGAGTGATTTTTTACAAATCTCTTTAGATAAAATTCTAAAAATTTCAAAAGATGTTGGAGCATATGAATTATATAATGCAATAAAACAATCTTTGCAAAATGATTTTGAAATATTTAACTATAAAGAGTTTTTAAATTTAGCTTTAAATTATGATTTTGATGAGTTTATAATTAATAGATTTCTTAAGGGAAATATTATGGAAGATTTGAAAGAAGGTCTATATTTTGATGGTTTGTTACCTCAAAATTATATTGGAATATGTAAATTCTGCAAAATCAATAATGAAGATTATAAGATGTTTATTGTTGGTGAGTTATCAAAAGATTATGAATACTTTTTTGAACAAATTACAAATTTTTAA
- a CDS encoding EAL domain-containing protein: MDKKLLNSDLIIFLLIFSSSLAVIFFYLYIRTNIKAKKSNKEIILKAKEEVEERLYKDELTGLKNRKALEDQIKDEESVIVILLDVDAFEDLNEIYGFINAEFVLSEIGKILKTFENSYDCTAFRMSGDIFAVSNINNMPIEEIFVLIEKLEKTFTNRKIYVEKLKDDLTISMTLGVSIFQEEPIITAAMALKRAKSLNQGYFIYNNELDSKELIIQSLYWRENIKKALEENRIVPYYQAIVDKNKNIIKYETLMRIEDKDQYNQNIVVTPDKFLGISFKTKQYLELSKAIISKTLKNLLKTEKQITINISFRDILSYEFIDYLEEAISKISEKDRKRLIFEILESENVSDYEFLEEFILKYKKMGIKIAIDDFGSGYSNFLRIIRIKPEYIKIDGSLIKNIDTDQNSYEIVKSIVAFCKTLNIRTVAEFVHKEEIFEILIELEIDEFQGFYLGKPTASFS; encoded by the coding sequence TTGGACAAAAAATTGCTAAATTCTGATTTAATAATATTTCTATTAATATTTAGCTCTTCTTTAGCAGTAATCTTTTTTTATCTTTATATAAGAACTAATATAAAAGCAAAGAAGAGCAATAAAGAGATAATCTTAAAAGCAAAAGAAGAGGTTGAAGAGAGACTTTATAAAGATGAACTAACAGGGCTTAAAAATAGAAAAGCTCTTGAAGATCAGATAAAAGATGAAGAGTCTGTAATTGTAATTTTGCTTGATGTTGATGCATTTGAAGATTTAAATGAAATTTATGGATTTATAAATGCTGAATTTGTATTAAGTGAAATAGGAAAAATTCTAAAAACTTTTGAAAATAGTTATGATTGTACAGCATTTAGGATGAGTGGAGATATATTTGCTGTTTCAAATATAAATAATATGCCAATAGAAGAGATTTTTGTTTTAATAGAGAAGTTAGAAAAAACTTTTACAAATAGAAAAATCTATGTAGAAAAGCTAAAAGATGACTTAACTATATCTATGACTCTTGGAGTCTCTATTTTCCAAGAAGAGCCGATTATAACTGCTGCTATGGCATTAAAAAGAGCCAAATCACTTAATCAGGGATATTTTATATATAACAATGAACTAGATTCAAAAGAGTTAATAATTCAATCTTTATATTGGAGAGAGAATATTAAGAAAGCTTTGGAAGAGAATAGAATAGTTCCATATTATCAAGCAATAGTAGATAAAAATAAAAATATAATTAAATATGAAACTCTTATGAGAATAGAGGATAAAGATCAATATAATCAAAATATTGTTGTAACTCCAGATAAATTTCTAGGAATATCATTCAAAACTAAACAATATTTAGAGTTATCAAAAGCGATTATCTCTAAAACTTTAAAAAATCTTCTAAAAACAGAAAAACAAATTACAATTAATATAAGTTTTAGGGATATTCTAAGCTATGAATTTATAGATTATTTAGAGGAAGCTATAAGTAAAATCTCTGAAAAAGATAGAAAAAGATTGATTTTTGAGATTTTAGAGAGTGAAAATGTGAGTGATTATGAGTTTCTTGAAGAGTTTATTTTAAAATACAAAAAGATGGGAATAAAGATTGCTATTGATGATTTTGGAAGTGGATATTCAAACTTTTTAAGAATTATAAGAATAAAACCTGAGTATATAAAGATAGATGGAAGTTTAATCAAGAATATAGATACAGACCAAAACTCTTATGAAATAGTAAAATCAATAGTTGCTTTTTGTAAAACTTTAAATATTAGAACAGTTGCTGAGTTTGTTCATAAAGAGGAGATATTTGAAATATTGATAGAGTTAGAAATTGATGAATTTCAAGGTTTCTATTTAGGAAAACCAACAGCTTCTTTCTCATAA
- the dnaK gene encoding molecular chaperone DnaK, translating into MSKVIGIDLGTTNSCVAVYENGEAKIIPNKEGKNTTPSIVAYTDKGDVLVGDPAKRQAITNPEKTIYSIKRIMGLMMNEENAKEAQSKVGYKIVDRNGAAAVEIGGKVYTPQEISAKILGKLKADAEEYLGAKVTDAVITVPAYFNDAQRKATQEAGTIAGLNVLRIINEPTAASLAYGLDKKGEEKVLVYDFGGGTFDVTVLEIGDGTFEVLSTDGNAFLGGDDFDNAIIDWLAEEFKSENGFDIKNDKMALQRLKDAAENAKKELSSAESTEINLPFISMGNAGPVHLVKSLTRAKFEAMTEKLINETLNHIKVALKDSGLDKGEINEIIMVGGSTRLPKANQVVRDFFGKDLNKGVNPDEVVAAGAAVQAGVLRGDVKDVLLLDVTPLSLGIETLGGVMTKLIEKGTTIPVKKSQVFSTADDNQPAVSIHVSQGEREFAKDNKSLGMFELSDIPAAPRGVPQIEVTFDIDANGVLNVSAKDKGTGKENTITISGSSGLSDDEIAKMVAEAEANKDADAKKKALIEIRNQADAMLHSTKKTLEENENAISEEEKKAIIDAAAELEEILKDDNATKEQIEEKLKVLTEKSHKLAEAMYKKEGEAAQGGQANQKSKKDDDVIDAEVE; encoded by the coding sequence ATGAGTAAAGTTATAGGTATAGATTTAGGAACAACAAACTCTTGTGTTGCTGTTTATGAAAATGGTGAAGCAAAAATTATTCCAAATAAAGAGGGAAAAAATACAACTCCATCAATTGTTGCATATACAGACAAAGGTGATGTTTTAGTTGGAGATCCAGCAAAAAGACAAGCAATTACAAATCCAGAGAAAACAATATATTCTATTAAAAGAATTATGGGTTTAATGATGAATGAAGAGAATGCTAAAGAAGCACAATCAAAAGTTGGATATAAAATTGTTGATAGAAATGGAGCAGCAGCTGTTGAAATTGGTGGAAAAGTTTATACTCCGCAAGAGATTTCTGCAAAAATTTTAGGAAAATTAAAAGCTGATGCTGAAGAGTATTTAGGAGCAAAAGTTACAGATGCTGTTATTACTGTTCCTGCATATTTTAATGATGCACAAAGAAAAGCTACTCAAGAAGCTGGAACTATTGCTGGATTAAATGTACTTAGAATTATAAATGAGCCAACAGCAGCTTCACTTGCATATGGACTTGATAAAAAAGGTGAAGAGAAAGTTTTAGTTTATGACTTTGGTGGAGGAACATTTGACGTTACAGTTTTAGAGATTGGTGATGGAACATTTGAAGTACTTTCAACAGATGGAAATGCTTTCTTAGGTGGAGATGATTTTGATAATGCAATTATTGATTGGTTAGCAGAAGAGTTCAAAAGTGAAAATGGATTTGATATAAAAAATGACAAAATGGCTCTTCAAAGATTAAAAGATGCTGCTGAAAATGCTAAAAAAGAGCTAAGTAGTGCAGAAAGTACAGAGATTAACTTACCATTTATCTCTATGGGAAATGCAGGTCCTGTACACTTAGTTAAATCTTTAACAAGAGCAAAATTTGAAGCAATGACTGAAAAATTAATCAATGAAACACTAAATCATATTAAAGTTGCTTTAAAAGATTCAGGTCTTGATAAAGGTGAAATTAATGAAATTATCATGGTTGGTGGATCTACAAGATTACCAAAAGCAAACCAAGTTGTAAGAGATTTCTTTGGAAAAGATTTAAATAAAGGTGTAAATCCAGATGAGGTTGTAGCAGCTGGTGCAGCTGTGCAAGCTGGAGTTTTAAGAGGAGATGTAAAAGATGTTCTTTTACTTGATGTTACACCACTATCTCTTGGAATTGAAACTCTAGGTGGAGTTATGACAAAACTTATTGAAAAAGGAACTACAATTCCTGTTAAAAAGTCACAAGTTTTCTCAACAGCTGATGATAATCAACCAGCAGTTTCTATTCATGTTTCTCAAGGAGAAAGAGAGTTTGCAAAAGATAATAAATCTTTAGGTATGTTTGAACTTTCAGATATTCCAGCAGCTCCAAGAGGTGTTCCTCAAATTGAAGTAACATTTGATATTGATGCAAATGGTGTTTTAAATGTAAGTGCTAAAGATAAAGGAACAGGAAAAGAAAATACAATTACAATTTCTGGAAGTTCTGGATTAAGTGATGATGAAATTGCAAAAATGGTTGCAGAAGCTGAAGCAAACAAAGATGCTGATGCTAAGAAAAAAGCTCTAATTGAGATAAGAAATCAAGCAGATGCAATGCTTCACTCTACTAAAAAAACTTTAGAAGAGAATGAAAATGCAATCTCTGAAGAAGAGAAAAAAGCTATTATTGATGCAGCTGCTGAACTTGAAGAGATTTTAAAAGATGATAATGCTACAAAAGAGCAAATTGAAGAGAAGTTAAAAGTTTTAACTGAAAAATCTCATAAATTAGCAGAAGCTATGTATAAAAAAGAGGGTGAAGCTGCTCAAGGTGGACAAGCAAACCAAAAATCAAAAAAAGATGACGATGTTATCGATGCAGAAGTAGAGTAA
- a CDS encoding phosphatidylserine decarboxylase, whose product MHITNLLSQYFGKFAKKEFPNTIQKLINNSYAKIMKLDLTEFKSAKHYKSLNELFTRELIIKREIDNSENIFISPTDSLITECGKLEKDIALQIKGMQYSVEELLTYYCSSNFDRLKDGNFMNFYLSPKDYHRYHAPIDFKLKKLIHVPGKLYPVNLKYLNKEFELFVQNERVILECESNGKLFYMVFVGALNVGQMVFEFEKSVETNKDTSEIKVYNYDNIEISKADCLGYFKMGSTVVMLWEKDFVKLEELLNKDVKFGQKIAKF is encoded by the coding sequence ATGCATATAACAAATCTTTTATCACAATACTTTGGAAAGTTTGCTAAAAAAGAGTTTCCAAACACTATTCAAAAACTTATAAACAACTCATATGCAAAAATTATGAAATTGGATTTAACCGAGTTTAAAAGTGCAAAACATTATAAAAGTTTAAATGAATTATTTACAAGAGAATTAATAATAAAAAGAGAAATAGATAATAGTGAAAATATATTTATCTCTCCAACTGATAGTTTAATTACAGAGTGTGGAAAATTAGAAAAAGATATTGCTTTACAAATTAAAGGAATGCAATATAGTGTTGAAGAGCTTTTGACATATTATTGTAGTTCAAATTTTGATAGATTAAAAGATGGAAATTTTATGAATTTTTATCTATCTCCAAAAGATTATCATAGATATCATGCACCAATTGATTTTAAACTTAAAAAACTAATCCATGTACCTGGGAAACTATATCCTGTAAATTTAAAATATCTTAATAAAGAGTTTGAACTTTTTGTTCAGAATGAAAGAGTGATTTTAGAGTGTGAATCAAATGGAAAACTATTTTATATGGTTTTTGTAGGAGCACTAAATGTTGGACAAATGGTATTTGAATTTGAAAAGAGTGTTGAAACAAATAAAGATACAAGTGAGATAAAAGTATATAATTATGACAATATAGAAATTTCAAAAGCTGATTGTTTAGGATACTTTAAAATGGGTTCAACAGTTGTTATGTTGTGGGAGAAAGATTTTGTAAAACTTGAAGAGCTTTTAAATAAAGATGTTAAGTTTGGACAAAAAATTGCTAAATTCTGA
- a CDS encoding ATP-dependent zinc protease family protein — protein sequence MQEKIIGRVEPISILDLDLINLDAKIDTGAYSNSLHCDEIKIIDDKYVSFRLLDKVHPSYHNKFFLLPIYKFKNVKSSNGNIELRASIIVRVSFAGKIYKTVISLTSRKSMKYPMLIGRKFLQNRFLVDVSKKNITKKDK from the coding sequence TTGCAAGAAAAAATAATTGGAAGAGTAGAACCTATATCTATTTTGGATTTAGATTTAATAAATCTTGATGCAAAAATTGATACAGGAGCCTACTCAAACTCTCTACATTGTGATGAAATAAAAATAATAGATGATAAATATGTTAGTTTTAGACTTTTAGATAAAGTTCATCCATCATATCACAATAAATTTTTTTTACTACCAATATATAAATTTAAAAATGTAAAGAGTTCAAATGGAAATATTGAACTTAGAGCTTCTATAATAGTTAGAGTTAGTTTTGCAGGAAAAATTTACAAAACTGTAATCTCTTTAACTTCAAGAAAAAGTATGAAATATCCAATGCTAATTGGAAGAAAATTCCTACAAAATAGATTTTTAGTTGATGTATCAAAAAAGAATATTACAAAAAAGGATAAATAA
- the grpE gene encoding nucleotide exchange factor GrpE, which produces MSEKIEEKIEEQVEQEIEKSENCCENKECEEKKEESSEDIIAKLQEELKQSEEKFLRVHADFENIKKRLEKEKFMAIDYASEKFAKDILTPLDTLEMALKSSEADIKAEELLPKIKEGIELTIKSFLSTFEKHGVSKVETDGEFDPNFHNAVMQVDSENHKTGEIVAELQKGYVLKDRLLRPAMVSIAN; this is translated from the coding sequence TTGAGTGAGAAAATAGAAGAAAAAATAGAAGAACAAGTAGAACAAGAGATTGAGAAATCTGAAAATTGTTGTGAAAATAAAGAGTGTGAAGAGAAAAAAGAGGAGAGTTCTGAAGATATTATTGCAAAACTTCAAGAAGAACTAAAACAAAGTGAAGAGAAGTTTTTAAGAGTTCATGCTGATTTTGAGAATATCAAAAAAAGATTAGAAAAAGAGAAATTTATGGCAATAGATTATGCAAGTGAAAAGTTTGCAAAAGATATTTTAACACCATTAGATACTCTTGAAATGGCTCTTAAATCTTCAGAAGCTGATATTAAAGCAGAAGAGTTACTTCCAAAAATAAAAGAGGGAATAGAGCTTACAATTAAAAGTTTTTTAAGCACTTTTGAAAAACATGGAGTAAGTAAAGTAGAAACAGATGGTGAATTTGATCCAAACTTTCATAATGCTGTTATGCAAGTAGATAGCGAAAATCACAAAACAGGTGAAATTGTAGCTGAGTTACAAAAAGGTTATGTTTTAAAAGATAGGCTTTTAAGACCTGCAATGGTTAGTATAGCAAACTAA
- the mltA gene encoding murein transglycosylase A, protein MQHIKYLLIILISFFFISCSQKDISFEKTSFSKIDGFFDDDLNLAFEVFKKDCEKSQINPKFTNVCKLSETYNDAKKFFTENFEAFTIVDRNKSKQGLITGYYEPLLKGSFEKTLKYKYPVYALPEDLVISDDSKLKDYRNIGRVENNRLTPYYKREEIDAQISKSLKAILYVDNKIDLFFLQIQGSGRVELEDKTLINLAWAGQNGRAYRSIGKYLVENNIFTLEEIDGIKIKEYLNENQEKVDEILNTNESYIFFKISPNIATGALNTVLTPKRNIAVDRRYIELGTPVFIKTTNPITKEPINKLVVAADVGGAIKGEIRADFYWGFGEEAKLNSHKMKEYGEIIVLEPKK, encoded by the coding sequence ATGCAACACATTAAATATCTTCTTATAATATTAATCTCATTTTTTTTTATTTCATGTTCACAAAAAGATATAAGTTTTGAGAAAACTTCATTTTCAAAAATAGATGGTTTTTTTGATGATGATTTAAATCTTGCTTTTGAAGTATTTAAAAAAGATTGTGAAAAATCACAAATTAATCCAAAATTCACAAATGTTTGTAAACTTTCAGAAACTTATAATGATGCCAAAAAGTTCTTTACAGAAAATTTCGAAGCTTTTACAATTGTTGATAGAAACAAAAGTAAGCAAGGACTAATAACAGGATATTATGAACCTCTTTTAAAAGGGAGTTTTGAAAAAACTTTAAAATATAAATATCCAGTTTATGCTTTGCCAGAAGATTTAGTGATTTCTGATGATAGTAAATTAAAAGATTATAGAAATATAGGTAGAGTAGAAAACAATAGATTAACTCCATACTATAAAAGAGAAGAGATAGATGCGCAAATAAGTAAAAGTTTAAAAGCAATACTTTATGTAGATAATAAGATAGATCTATTTTTTCTTCAGATTCAAGGAAGTGGAAGAGTTGAACTTGAAGATAAAACTCTTATAAATCTTGCTTGGGCAGGGCAAAATGGAAGAGCTTATAGATCTATTGGTAAATACTTAGTAGAGAACAATATTTTTACTCTTGAAGAGATTGATGGAATAAAGATAAAAGAGTATCTAAATGAAAACCAAGAAAAAGTTGATGAAATTTTAAATACAAATGAGAGCTATATATTCTTTAAAATATCTCCAAATATCGCAACAGGTGCTTTAAATACAGTATTGACTCCAAAGAGAAATATTGCTGTTGATAGAAGATATATTGAGCTTGGAACGCCTGTGTTTATTAAAACAACAAATCCAATAACAAAAGAGCCTATAAATAAACTTGTTGTAGCTGCTGATGTTGGTGGTGCAATAAAAGGTGAAATAAGAGCTGATTTCTATTGGGGTTTTGGAGAAGAAGCCAAATTAAATTCACATAAAATGAAAGAGTATGGCGAAATAATTGTATTGGAACCTAAAAAATAG
- the rimK gene encoding 30S ribosomal protein S6--L-glutamate ligase codes for MLIYILSRNENLYSTRRLYEEIEKRGWEVRVIDYLKCTIEIMKNELVVNYEGEVLKVPDAIIPRIGASRTFFGASIVRHFEMQDVFSTTGNLALTRSRDKLRSLQVLSKNGVDLPRTVFASNKSNAKDVIALSGGAPLVLKILEGTQGVGVVLVDSKKAAKSVLDAFYGMEVNLLVQEYIEEANGSDIRVLIVDGEVVAAMKRQGAEGDFRSNLHQGGNATIYKLNRKEKSTAIAAAKAMGLGVCGVDMIISNRGPLVMEVNSSPGLEGIEKSTGINVALKLVEYIEKNIKITDEINPKKRKIKKDNIGA; via the coding sequence ATGTTAATTTACATTTTATCAAGAAATGAAAATCTATATTCCACAAGAAGATTATATGAAGAGATAGAAAAGAGAGGGTGGGAAGTTAGAGTAATTGACTACCTAAAATGTACAATAGAGATTATGAAAAATGAGTTAGTTGTAAATTATGAAGGAGAAGTTTTAAAAGTTCCTGATGCAATAATTCCTAGAATTGGTGCTAGTAGGACTTTTTTTGGTGCTTCAATAGTAAGACACTTTGAGATGCAAGATGTATTTAGCACAACTGGAAATTTAGCATTAACAAGAAGTAGAGATAAGTTAAGAAGCCTTCAAGTTTTATCAAAAAATGGAGTAGATTTACCAAGAACTGTTTTTGCATCAAATAAATCAAATGCAAAAGATGTTATTGCTTTAAGTGGTGGAGCACCTTTAGTTTTAAAAATATTAGAAGGAACTCAAGGAGTTGGAGTTGTTTTAGTAGATAGTAAAAAAGCTGCAAAGTCTGTATTAGATGCTTTTTATGGAATGGAAGTTAATTTACTTGTACAAGAGTATATAGAAGAAGCAAATGGAAGTGATATAAGAGTTTTAATTGTAGATGGTGAAGTGGTTGCTGCTATGAAAAGACAAGGTGCTGAAGGCGATTTTAGATCTAATCTTCATCAAGGTGGAAATGCAACAATATATAAATTAAATAGAAAAGAGAAAAGTACAGCAATAGCTGCTGCAAAGGCAATGGGACTTGGGGTTTGTGGAGTTGATATGATAATCTCAAATAGAGGTCCACTTGTTATGGAGGTAAATTCAAGCCCAGGATTAGAAGGAATTGAAAAATCAACTGGAATAAATGTTGCTTTAAAGCTTGTTGAATACATAGAAAAAAATATAAAAATAACAGATGAGATTAATCCAAAGAAAAGAAAAATAAAAAAAGATAATATTGGTGCATAA